The genome window TCGGGGTACGCTGAGAGTACGGTAGCTTTTGGGTGGAGTAGTTATAGGGGTCGTACTCGTCATCGTCCCTTGCTGGcggagggggaggaggagctgTTCGCGGTACATCCACAGAGCGGCGCTTATCAGCCGTCGGCACCGGTGGCGGAGCAGCTCTGGGCGGCGGGCCAGTCGGGATAGGTGGCGGCATGGTCGGCGGTAGGGCTGGGGATGTGGGTGATCTGACTGGCGTGTTGTCGTCGAGACTCGAGTCCCTGGCGTGAGATTTGAGTGCGTCTTTGTGGGGAACCGACGACGCAATGTCAGTATCGTAATCTCCCTCATACTCTGTAGCCTCGTCCTCATCGTCACCCTGTTGAGGAGGTCTGATGGGTGGTGATATGGGTGATGCGACGTGCATATCCTGCGTCGACTGACGGCTCAGACTACCGCCTGGAGGTGGTGGGGGAGGCGGTCGCGATTGTGCTGTAGGGATAGGAGGAGCAGCTCCAGGGATAGGAGGCGGAATTCTGCTCATCCGCTTGCCCGAGGAGCTGGTGGGAGATGTTGGTGAGAATTCGGAGCCGGGAATGGGAGGTGGCGAGCGTGCGGCGGTTGCAACTGGCGGCAGTGGCGGGGGTGCTCGCGCTTCTTCGGCCTTGGGAGTGTCTAGGACACCTCCTGATAGCTCATCGTCGGACACTGAGCCATCACTGGGAGATTTGAGCCCAGAGGTAGCGGGTCGAGCTGGAGTACTATGAGCCGTTGTCTTGAAGCGAACCAACACAGGGTCAAGGACTTACAATCGCTGGGAACGGGCGGCGCCGCGGGCCGGGATCCTGGAACAGGAGGAGCTCCTGCGGGCTCACGGGCAGGGACTTTCGCAAAATTAGCAAATGCAACTAAGACAACAACCGTCTTTGACTCACGACTGGGAGGTGGGCTCGTGATTGGCTCGTCTCTGTCATCGTCGACTTCAATCGTTCGTGGAGGCGGAGGTGGCGCTCTAGGGGATGTTGGCGGCTCAGGCTCAGTAGCCTCTTCTTGACGTTTGGGTGCGCTCAGCCCTGGCAATGCCATCATGCCCGGTACGGCGACACGGCTTGTAGGCGATGTCTCCTCTTCGTGCTCCTCCGTCGGCGATGCCTCCACTGGCTTCTCGAttgtcttcttcttcttgggtATAGCTGGAGCAGCCATTGGAATTCCAAACATGCCGTGCATTCCCATGCCGCCGCTCATTTTCGCCATCCTGGCTCTGAGCTCCTCCTTCCTGCGAACCTCGGGGTCAATatcgtcctcctcctcttcttcctcatcTCCGCCCTGCTCATCGGCTGCGTCCTCCTCTTTTCTTGCTTCGATAGGAGAAGCGACTTGGGGCCGCAGGACAGGCCGTGGAGCCGCGTCGCTATCGTCGCGTTCGGTGAGATCCTCAGGGCCTTCGGTAGTTTCGCCAGCCCCAGACATGTCCGCTTCATTGCCATCATGGTAGCTCTCGGCAGCAGGGCCCTTGGAAGGCTTGCGCCGGGGCGCGGGCGGCACACGAGCTGAATCTATCGAGCTCCGGCCTGCTACCTCCTCCGTATCGCCCTCAGGTGCAggggcagcagcagcgccgGCATCCTCAGAAGCCTCCTGGCTGTCGGTGCGCTTCTTAGGTGGTGGTCGTGCAGCCTTCTTTTTGGCAGCGGCCTCGGCGTTACGCTGTGCTTGTTCCTGTTGTTGTCTCTGAAGAAGAGCAATGCGCTCCTTCAAGGTGGTCGGCTTCGGCGCATCCTCACCATCTTCACCAGAGGGACCAGGAGCCATGCCGGCCTTCTCGGCGTTCTCCTGGGCCTCTGCCTCTCTTTCCAGAATTTCAGGGTCCTCGTCTCTTCGGTAGACCTTTGCAACCGGTGCCTGCGTAGGCGGAGGAACATATGCATTGCGGCTAGGAGGAGGAGCCACAAACGGCTTCTTGATGTGATAGGAACCTTGGGCCAGCCCGCTCGGCTTAAAGGGCGTAATAGGAGCGGCCGAGGCTTTGTTGAATGCAGCAATGCGATCCTTGAAGGCATTGCTGGACGGCTTGGGCGGCGGGCCGGGCTTTGATGAAGTAGGCGCTGCCTTGGCGATGGGAGGCGACGTAGCTGCGGGGGACTCAGTTCTGGGAGCCGGAGCAACAGGGGTCGGTTCGGGGATTGGCTCAGGTGCCTTTACAGGCTCGGGCTCGGGAGCTGCGGGTGCTTCGGGCGAGGCAGGCACGGCAGCGGCCGGGGACGGCGCAGGTTTCTCGACCTCGGCGAGAGCATCTTGGGTGGGTTGAGGCTCGGATTGAGGAACTGGGGCGGGCGCCTCCGAGATGGGGGACGTGACCTCGGCCTCTTTCTTGGTTCGAGTTCTCGTTGGGCGAGGCGGGGCCTGGGGCTCGAATTTCTCGACGAAATTGCGAGGAAAGATTCCTTCGTGCTTGGCGCCAGAGTCGTCGACATACTCGCCAGTATACCAATCAGCATCCTCCTCGTCGGTCACGGTGATGATGACGCCGGCGGGGAACTGAAGGTCATCCTCGTGGGGCGAGGAGTATTCGAACAGGGCCTTGACCCTGAAAGGGGCGGTCGACATGGCCGGCAATGGTCGGGATAGTCCGTCGTCTTCGTCGATatcgtcgttgtcgtcgGTTTGGCTTGTTGTCGGTGTGTTTGTGGGATGCGAACACCTAGACGGTCGAAAGAGGAGTTGGGTGCCGCAGGTCAGAGCGAGCGACGCTGGAGCTCTATGGTGTGGGGCAACGGAATCGGAACGTCGTCAGCAGCTTGGACCTTGCGTGGGCTGTTGGTTGCAGCAGCAGTAGCAGCAGTAAGGTACgcagtaatagtagctacgACTAGAAGCGAAAAGACAAGAAAGGTCAGATTCGGGGCGGTAGCTACATCAACAAGGGACTGCGATGTGCGAAGTAAGAGCCCGTGAGGGTGGAAAAACAAATGACAAAGGTGGATGATGACGGTGTGTGGTTGAGCGGGTTGCGTTGCGACTGCGCTGGCGATTTCTCAAACTCAGCGAGGGGGGACTTGGGGAGGAAGGGGGGGTGGGCAGTCGGAGAAGGAGGCTGTGAGGAAGAGACGGACGGGGGTGGAGGGATCTACAAGTTGGCGTGTCGACGTCAGCGCATGAACTTGTAACTCTCTTAGTTCAATGTGTCGGggcaattgggggccctgcCTGGGAAGTCTGCACTATGCAAACACAAGAGTCATGTATGCAGCCCCAGACACCCCGTTGACAAATGCATTCTCTTTTCCTATTCAGGTGGCTCTTTGTCCATCTTTACCTTGATGTGTCGTACCTAAGGTGAGCTAAGTTTTGGGGGTTGTATGTGGTGCATATTGGGTACTCTGGAGCCGCAATGCGCTATGCGGGTAAGATGGGCTCTTCGGGTAGGATGCGTCTGCCTAGATACACTGCAACCCTGGATTTGAGAACACTGTATGAATATCATGGTTGGTATTCATTTCCTGCTCTACGTGGATGGCCACTGTGTTCTGATCTGTTTTGTCGCTGTTGAACTGGACTGTCTTGGGTTCACAAATTCATATTCAGTATCAAATAGCAGGCGATGCGATGGGGTCCTAAGGGCAGGGGTTCACCATAACGGTCATCCAAAGAACGGGCAGAGAAGTCTATCGCATGTCATTTGTCGCCTGCGTCTGCATTCTGCGCTTCGGCCGGACTTCTCATAGAATTCTATAAGAGTTGGAAGTCCATCACCGTTAGCTGCAACACTTCACAATGCTACACCCCAGGCTATGCCTTGTGGAGGTCGGAATACCTTAGCAATATCGATACTCAACAACAGCGAACGGGAACAACGGCAGGACCAATATAGATCAGGCGCATGTGGCTCGGCCAGCTAGTGCCTCACGCGGATTGTGGTTGGCCAGAGGGGGTTCCGTAGAGAAGCAGATCAATGTAAAGGAACAGCTAGGTTAGGCACCTAACCTTCATGGCAACTGCAGTGTGAGGTCAAGTTGAGGTAAGCCAGCAAAGCCAGTCCCCAGGCATTGGACGGTCCCACGACATGGTGCAACGGCACAATAGTAGTGCATTACGAGATGACCTGAAGGAGCTTGAGCAGGTCACTCGGCCGTGGCGCAGGGCAAGCCCGGTGTTAACACGAGGTCAAACAGTCAAACCAACTCCAGTTCCAGTCCAGTGTTGGAGGTGTGAGAGCGGACGGAAGATGCGCTACGTTTCTTCAGCCGCTTTAGCCAATCGAAATCCTCCCCAGAAGTCCAGTCGAGGGGTCAAGAGGGCCGCGGACATGGGGGAGGGAGCAGCTGGGAATGGAGGGGGGGAACTTGGAAGCGGAGGGACGGAGTTACGGCCGCTCAAGCCACCCGAGCACCCCGAGCCACACTCTCGCCAGCAAAGCGCCTGGTCAACCCGCCACACCAATGTGCCTGAGTGTAAAAGTCTTGGCGGCTGTTGACTGTTCCCCCTCAATCGTGGCGGCAGCCGGGTGGTGGCAGGAGGTACGTACTACGGCCCTGGTGCTTTGCTTCAGCTTGCGTGCTTCCATGCCTAACAGCGGATTCTCGATTGGGAGTGCTCTTGGTGCGAAGGGTGGGGTGTATATTCCCGACAGTAACACTTGCGGGATCGAACATTCTCCAATTGCTTAACAATTTTCACTTGTTCACGTCTTCAATCTACACTCACCACCACGCATCGTATCTTAATTCCAGCCTGTCTCACACGCGTAGCCACGACAACATTTTCCCTTCCGCGCACCGTATAGTCATTTTTCAATAGCTCTACCACCTTCCATCGCCGAGCTCGAAGCTCCTACAGGGAAGCATAAGACGACGCGCCGCACACCAGCTAGACGAACCCCTCCCACAACCACCTCACGTACAAAACAACATCCACCATGGCTACCGATGCCCGGCCACTGAAGGGCATCCTCAAAAAGGCAGCAGCCGGAGCCACCGCCTCCGGCAGCGGCGCCGCCAACGCCGTCCTCAATCCCCGAAAACAAGACCCCCGCGAAATCGCCCTCCAGCACGCCCGCATCATTCAGCAGCGCAAGGACCTAGAGCTCCAGATCCTCGAGAGCCTGGCCGAGCTCTCCGAGTACCCCACCGAGCGCGGCAGCAGAACCTTCTCCGCCGCCAACCCTTCCCCACGCGACGTCGCCGACTTCAAGGCCGGCATCCGCCTCTTCCAGCCCTCCGACTACGACGACCTCATCGAGGAGCGCAACGTCAACGGCTTGTGCGGGTACACTCTCTGCGCGCAGCCGAAGCCGATGGCCTCCAAAGGTGGCGAGTGGAGGCTCGTCAACTTTGGCAAGGCAGACTTTGATATCGTCAATCGCAAGGAGTCGGAGAAGTGGTGCTCCAAGGACTGCCAGCGCAGGGCCATGTATATCAAGGTGCAGCTGAACGAGTCGGCTGCGTGGGAGCGGGCGGGGTTGCCGGAAATTGAGATTGAGCTGTATGGAGAGGAGAAGGCGAGGCAGGAGGACCCTGCATCACAGGCTTCGCGCGACCTCGCAAGTTTGAAGCTGGAGGAGGGCAGGAGGGCGGCCGACGAGTCTGCCACATTGGCCTTGGAGAGAGGAGAGACACGGGAGACGGGACAGCCTGGTAATACTTTCACTCTTGCCATCAGGGAGAGGGAGGTCAAGCCACCAACAGAGCATGGCGTGTTTGGAGATCCAGACGACTCCCATTTATTTGTTGAGGGACACAGACCGGGAGCTGGCAAGGCGCAGGCCATTGCTGAGGCTTCCCAATTTGAGGCACAACGTGACCAAGAAATGTCATGATGTAATTCTACGGGCGGGAGGATACCAGAGATGATTGAAGCGTGGAGGAGGAGCTCATTTAGGCGTCGCAATGATCGGTTGCTCTATATAGATAGATTTGATACCCAAAGGCACACCGGTTCGAAAGTTTAATCACTTTAAGCACAGCAGGCCTAGTTTCAGAAACCAGCTGCATTTCAATGGGAGGCTCAGTTGAGCTACAAGGTCAGAGGGACAGCATCACGGTACGCAAGAGAGGGATAGAAGATTGGCAGTCAAGCGTCATCTCCGGAATTACCCTAGAGAATCGGCGACACCTTGAGTGGGAAAACAGAACTTTTCTTTGTGGAAGTTCCTAGTGTGAACTCACTACCGTCCGTAAGACGCCTGTAGCAATGTGTATCATCATATGCCGTTTGCCGTAAAAGTCCGTTAAAAACCACCCAATTTTCCTTATCCACAATCGACCACGACTGAAATTTAGTCGCGGCGAGGGGGGCGGCCACCGAAGCGGCCTCCGCGCTCCTGGACCTGGGTCTGGCCGACGGGAGTGACGTTGACGGGGATAGCGTCGAACTGCAGGGCACGATAGTCAGTATTGGGGGACATCATTTCGAATCAAAGTAGAGGTTGAGACGTACGCCGAGGTGCTTGAGAAGGTCCTTGGTCTCGACATCGACCTCGAGCTGGCCGCTCTCGGTGTTCTGGGTGAAGTCGAGGGCGGAGACCTCGGGGACGAACTGATCCTTGCGCTCACGCTCCTCCTCCTGAAGCTTGAAGGAGATACCGCGGACGGGACCACGCTGGATACGCTTCATCAAGTGGGTGGTGTAGCCAGCAATCTGTAATTTCACTCCAGTCAGCAATTTTGCCCTCTCAACCTTTCCGTATCCCCAACACCGATGTTTGGAAGCGGTCTCGCGGGGACCTTCGTTTGTCCAACTCGTATGTTGCGTCTGGGTGGCTATCTTTTGCTGACCTTGTTGCGGAGGCGCTTGGAGGCGATGATGGCGATCTCATCGCAGATGCGCTTGTTGGTCTCGAAGTCCAGGGTGAGTCTGGGGTAGTACCGCTCAATGATGACCTTGGCGGACTTCTTGACGGTCTTGGTGCGAACGCGACCCATTTTGGCGGTACTGACTCAACGGAAGGGGGGTATTTGGCTGGGTGGAGGGAGTTGGTCGGTTAGTGAGGCTGGTCGGTCGAGATGTTCACCATGAGTTTCGCCGGGCAGATGCAATTTTGATATCTTTACACGAAATTTAGGGCCGTGGTGTGGGGTGCGGGACTTTCAGTGCACAGGCCATGGGGGCATGCATATGTAATCACACGTGACCTCGTGGATGGCTGGGACGAGACAGGAATCAGTGCCCCACTCGGGTCCGGATCGGGTTCATTCCTTGGTACGGAGCCGATATAACACGAGGCTCTCGTCTCCACTGCTGGCTCCTTCCAAGGATGCACAATTGCGTCGAATTGGAAGAGTTGCGCTCCCATTCTCGGAATAGCATAATTTGACAGTTGAAGATATTTTCTGGCCTCTATTCCCGCCGACGGCCAGGTACAAGTAGGTACTGCAACAAGCTGAAGTACCTTATCTTGGCTAGATTAGTAGTACGATTGCTCCTTAACGATCATAGACAGTCAAGGAAGTATTGAAATTTGCGTTGTATCCTTCTTATTTTACAATACCATACATAGTACACTCGGCACACATGCGAACGCCATACAAAGATGGTTTCTTCATAGTGTGACTCAACTCCATGCTCTACTATCCTAGGCTCATTCGCGCCTAGTCTTATGACTAGAAGCGCTTCCAATGCTATCTTCACCACCTTCAAGAGTCAAGACCGTAGCTCTTCGAGCTGCCCACCGCGCTGGTTCCGGGTCTTTGGTTGTTGGTATGCACATTTCGGATGAATCTGCGGGCCGGTGCGGGTGCTTCTACCTCGGTCTTGTCGTTGTAGATCTTGGCCTTTCCAACCAACTCCTTCAGAATGAGCTGGGCCTCTTCATTAGCCTCGCCGACGGTGATTTGGACACAACCGTCTGAGTCAATGCGAGCCGACGTAGGCGAAACGTAGGCCTTGGCGCCTCCCTTGATATCGGGGTCGAAAGTGACAACACCAGCCACCTTGTTGTTGCGTCCAACGAAAGCTCTGTGGTTGAAAGCCGTATCGCCCTGGGGAACATCCGTGATGAAACCGCCGACACCCAGCTTGGCGCTGTTGGCTCCTGATCTCGGGGCGACGATACGAGCCAGGACGGGGGTATGTTGCGCCTGGGGGCCGTATACTGGGTGGTTCTCGGCGAAGTTGGATGTGCGGAGGTATGAGATACCGCCAGAGGGGTGAGAAGCGGGCGGGCCATGCTCAGCGTACAAGCTGGGGCGCTTGGTCTTCTCCGTCGACTTGCTGAAGTCGGTCAACGAGCTGGGCGGGTTCAGGGGAGCAAGGTCCAAGAATTCGCCGACAAGTGAGTACAAGGTGATGCGGTCGTTGCGCAACTTGCGAATGTACTCTGTGAGTTGCTCTTCCGTTACGTCGCCTGCGCGAAGAGCTGCGGGAGCATTCTCTCCAGCCTCCAGGGATTTCTGACGCTGCTTGCTCGTTTCATCGGATGCAATACGCTTCCGCAGGAAGTTGCGGAATGATGCTCGCTTGTTGCGGACAGCCTTGCGCAGGTATGCGTTGAATTCGCCCTCAGTGAGGCCAGCCAACCAGGGGCCCTGGAACTTCCACCTTTTCTCCTCGTTTTCGGCGTTACGCTTGACAGTAGTGAAGTCACCATCGTCTTCGAATACCGATTTCGCTCCAATGTGGATACCACCGAGACGCGACCGGTTGGTGCCAGGTAGTGTGACGGGCAGGTTGAGCTCGTGGAACTTCTGAAGAGACAAGGTGTGGTCCGCGGCGGAGGTGTAATCGGTGACGTTTTCGAAGCAGTCAATGTCCTTGATGCGGACAACGGGGGTCGATGACTTGGTCGTGGATCGAAGAGGCAGGGAGCGCTTGAAGCCCCAGTCACCAAGGGCCCTCGAGGATTCGGTAGTGGTGATGGATTGGTGCGTGGGATAAGGCGCGGTCGCCGTCGGGGATGCGTATCGAGCGATGGCAGCTGCTTGACCTCCGGGTTGAGGGAGCGGCTTGGGCACAGAGAACATCCGAGATGATCTCAACAGCGCCCCTCCGGGCGACATTCGGGCAGACATGGCGGCTGGCGAAGCTCTCTACTGAGCTTGGTCGTCGTCAGTCGTATGTATCGCGGAACGGGTGACGAGCGTGCATCGTTGCGTGAGAAATTTCAATTGGAGTGCGGAAGAAGCCGGCGTACCTGATTGGGTGAGAGCTACCCCTGTCGTTTCTCCTGCTTCTCTCCACTGTCACCCGAAATGTCCATGTATGGTGCATAGTCTAAACCAATTAAGGGATAAGAGACACTGGGCCTTCAGTCTCAGAGGCTTCAAGTGGTAGAGACAGCGAGGGAACTTTGCGAAGTTGAATATTCCGACAATTTGCAATTTTCGAACTAGATGAAAGCCTTCGAACAG of Colletotrichum lupini chromosome 8, complete sequence contains these proteins:
- a CDS encoding SH3 domain-containing protein — its product is MIFIQSHLRAPASLALTCGTQLLFRPSRCSHPTNTPTTSQTDDNDDIDEDDGLSRPLPAMSTAPFRVKALFEYSSPHEDDLQFPAGVIITVTDEEDADWYTGEYVDDSGAKHEGIFPRNFVEKFEPQAPPRPTRTRTKKEAEVTSPISEAPAPVPQSEPQPTQDALAEVEKPAPSPAAAVPASPEAPAAPEPEPVKAPEPIPEPTPVAPAPRTESPAATSPPIAKAAPTSSKPGPPPKPSSNAFKDRIAAFNKASAAPITPFKPSGLAQGSYHIKKPFVAPPPSRNAYVPPPTQAPVAKVYRRDEDPEILEREAEAQENAEKAGMAPGPSGEDGEDAPKPTTLKERIALLQRQQQEQAQRNAEAAAKKKAARPPPKKRTDSQEASEDAGAAAAPAPEGDTEEVAGRSSIDSARVPPAPRRKPSKGPAAESYHDGNEADMSGAGETTEGPEDLTERDDSDAAPRPVLRPQVASPIEARKEEDAADEQGGDEEEEEEDDIDPEVRRKEELRARMAKMSGGMGMHGMFGIPMAAPAIPKKKKTIEKPVEASPTEEHEEETSPTSRVAVPGMMALPGLSAPKRQEEATEPEPPTSPRAPPPPPRTIEVDDDRDEPITSPPPSLPAREPAGAPPVPGSRPAAPPVPSDSRPATSGLKSPSDGSVSDDELSGGVLDTPKAEEARAPPPLPPVATAARSPPPIPGSEFSPTSPTSSSGKRMSRIPPPIPGAAPPIPTAQSRPPPPPPPGGSLSRQSTQDMHVASPISPPIRPPQQGDDEDEATEYEGDYDTDIASSVPHKDALKSHARDSSLDDNTPVRSPTSPALPPTMPPPIPTGPPPRAAPPPVPTADKRRSVDVPRTAPPPPPPARDDDEYDPYNYSTQKLPYSQRTPKIEEEGYFQDDAPPLPSPSHTRAPPPAPPAGRSRQSLDVSRASMSQRRSMDAHRPSMSTESGFIANNVDLAKQSGWWRQDKTVPPIFQGRKDLYYETDDSTSGSIVTRTIYVLFQDYSQTIITVEYDQNNAADVQLDQRHDPPPRALRQDELEQSYERFGRPISEAVVSKKETIVGDGTPQGLIHELLKPFNDALAPIGTRAYGALVYSNMANASTQQNDQIRPGDIISIRNARFQGKHGPMHAKYSMEVGKPDHVAVVSEWDGTKKKVRAWEQGRESKKNKVESFKLDDLRSGEVKIWRVMPRSWVGWNSPS
- a CDS encoding Rtr1/RPAP2 family protein — translated: MATDARPLKGILKKAAAGATASGSGAANAVLNPRKQDPREIALQHARIIQQRKDLELQILESLAELSEYPTERGSRTFSAANPSPRDVADFKAGIRLFQPSDYDDLIEERNVNGLCGYTLCAQPKPMASKGGEWRLVNFGKADFDIVNRKESEKWCSKDCQRRAMYIKVQLNESAAWERAGLPEIEIELYGEEKARQEDPASQASRDLASLKLEEGRRAADESATLALERGETRETGQPGNTFTLAIREREVKPPTEHGVFGDPDDSHLFVEGHRPGAGKAQAIAEASQFEAQRDQEMS
- a CDS encoding 40S ribosomal protein S17 codes for the protein MGRVRTKTVKKSAKVIIERYYPRLTLDFETNKRICDEIAIIASKRLRNKIAGYTTHLMKRIQRGPVRGISFKLQEEERERKDQFVPEVSALDFTQNTESGQLEVDVETKDLLKHLGFDAIPVNVTPVGQTQVQERGGRFGGRPPRRD